One window from the genome of Streptomyces cadmiisoli encodes:
- a CDS encoding ATP-binding protein has protein sequence MSGQVLPCNPEEIGSLFLFEKLSPEQLARLCAAGSVERFEPGPVYGEGDAATCFYVMIEGTVVLYRRVGGDDVEVTRTSQSGVYAGAMQAYLADRVRQVYNNSMRVTEPTRFFVVPADTFSDIMQEWFPMAVHLLEGLFFGSKNTQRTVGQRERLLALGSLSAGLTHELNNPAAAAVRATSTLRERVAKMRHKLGVISAGPYPREKLANLIEIQERTAERVAKAPTLSPLEASDREDALTDWLDDHDIADGWRMAPTFVQAGLDVDWLEQVAAAVDEEVLPSAIGWLNYTVETELLMDEIEDSTTRISHLVDAAKQYSQLDRAPYRMADVHELLDSTLVMLSGKIGQRIKVVKEYDRTLPEIPAYPAELNQVWTNLIDNAVSAINSAGGDGTLTVRTELDHDRLLVEFRDTGPGVPEEIRGRIFDPFFTTKPVGEGTGLGLDISWRIVVNKHHGHLQVESVPGDTRFQVLLPLTATDDETPQEETA, from the coding sequence ATGAGCGGGCAGGTCCTGCCGTGCAACCCGGAGGAGATCGGTTCGCTCTTCCTGTTCGAGAAGCTGTCCCCGGAGCAGCTGGCGCGCCTGTGCGCCGCGGGCAGTGTGGAGCGGTTCGAGCCCGGGCCGGTGTACGGCGAGGGCGACGCCGCGACCTGCTTCTACGTGATGATCGAGGGCACCGTCGTGCTGTACCGGCGGGTGGGCGGCGACGACGTCGAGGTGACCCGGACCTCCCAGAGCGGGGTGTACGCCGGGGCCATGCAGGCGTATCTCGCTGACCGAGTGCGGCAGGTCTACAACAACTCGATGCGCGTGACGGAGCCGACACGGTTCTTCGTGGTGCCCGCGGACACCTTCTCAGACATCATGCAGGAGTGGTTCCCGATGGCGGTCCACCTGCTGGAGGGGCTGTTCTTCGGGTCGAAGAACACCCAGCGCACGGTCGGGCAGCGGGAACGGCTGCTGGCCCTCGGGTCGTTGTCCGCCGGCCTCACCCACGAGCTGAACAACCCGGCCGCCGCGGCGGTGCGGGCCACCTCGACGCTGCGCGAGCGGGTGGCCAAGATGCGGCACAAGCTGGGTGTGATCTCCGCGGGCCCCTACCCGCGGGAGAAGCTGGCGAACCTGATCGAGATCCAGGAGCGCACGGCCGAACGTGTCGCCAAGGCGCCCACGCTGAGTCCGCTGGAGGCCTCCGACCGGGAGGACGCCCTCACGGACTGGCTCGACGACCACGACATCGCCGACGGCTGGCGGATGGCGCCCACCTTCGTGCAGGCCGGTCTCGACGTGGACTGGCTGGAGCAGGTCGCGGCGGCCGTCGACGAGGAGGTCCTGCCGAGCGCGATCGGGTGGCTCAACTACACGGTCGAGACCGAGTTGCTGATGGACGAGATCGAGGACTCCACCACCCGGATCTCGCATCTGGTGGACGCCGCCAAGCAGTACTCGCAGCTGGACCGCGCGCCGTACCGGATGGCCGATGTGCACGAACTCCTCGACAGCACCCTGGTGATGCTGTCGGGCAAGATCGGACAGCGGATCAAGGTCGTCAAGGAGTACGACCGTACGCTCCCCGAGATCCCCGCCTATCCGGCGGAGCTCAACCAGGTGTGGACCAACCTGATCGACAACGCGGTGTCCGCGATCAACAGCGCGGGCGGTGACGGCACCTTGACCGTGCGCACGGAACTCGATCACGACCGGCTGCTGGTGGAGTTCCGCGACACGGGGCCCGGCGTGCCGGAGGAGATCCGCGGCCGTATCTTCGACCCCTTCTTCACCACCAAGCCGGTCGGCGAGGGCACCGGGCTCGGTCTGGACATCTCGTGGCGCATCGTCGTCAACAAGCACCACGGCCATCTCCAGGTCGAGTCCGTACCGGGCGACACGCGGTTCCAGGTGCTTCTTCCGCTGACCGCCACGGACGACGAGACACCTCAGGAGGAGACGGCATGA
- a CDS encoding FAD-dependent oxidoreductase has translation MAQAAETARTVIMTVDDDPGVSRAVARDLRRRYGQSYRIVRAESGESALEALRELKLRGELVAVLLADYRMPQMNGIEFLEQAMDVYPGARRVLLTAYADTNAAIDAINVVDLDHYLLKPWDPPEEKLYPVLDDLLQAWRCSDYRPVPSTKVVGHRWSARSSEVREFLARNQVPYRWYSADEPEGRRLLVAAGADEQRLPLVITPDGTALVEPEAPDLAARVGLATTPTAEFYDLVVIGGGPAGLGAAVYGASEGLRTVLVERSATGGQAGQSSRIENYLGFPDGVSGAQLTDRARRQAAKFGAEILTTREVTGLEINGAARVVRFSDGSAVAAHSVILATGVSYRQLRAPGADDLNGCGVFYGSSLTEASSCQGHDVYIVGGANSAGQAAMYLSRGAKSVTLLVRGESLSASMSYYLIQQIEEAPNISVRCATVVEAAHGSDHLEQLTLRDAANGQTELVDAQWLFVFIGAAPLTDWLDGTVLRDERGFILAGPDLSPDGRPPEGWELDRPPYHLETNIPGVFVAGDARAQSAKRVASAVGEGAMAVMLVHRYLEQS, from the coding sequence ATGGCACAGGCCGCCGAGACAGCGCGGACCGTCATCATGACCGTGGACGACGATCCGGGGGTGTCCCGCGCCGTCGCCCGCGATCTGAGACGGCGCTACGGCCAGTCGTACCGGATCGTCCGCGCGGAGTCCGGCGAGTCCGCGCTCGAAGCGCTGCGGGAGCTGAAGCTGCGCGGCGAGCTGGTGGCCGTGCTCCTGGCCGACTACCGCATGCCGCAGATGAACGGCATCGAGTTCCTCGAACAGGCCATGGACGTGTATCCCGGCGCGCGGCGGGTGCTGCTGACCGCGTACGCGGACACCAACGCGGCGATCGACGCGATCAACGTGGTGGATCTCGACCACTACCTGCTCAAGCCGTGGGACCCGCCCGAGGAGAAGCTGTACCCGGTGCTGGACGACCTGCTCCAGGCCTGGCGGTGCAGCGACTACCGGCCGGTGCCCAGCACCAAGGTCGTGGGGCACCGCTGGTCGGCGCGTTCGTCGGAGGTGCGGGAGTTCCTCGCGCGCAACCAGGTGCCCTACCGCTGGTACTCGGCCGACGAGCCCGAAGGCCGCCGGCTGCTGGTCGCGGCCGGCGCGGACGAGCAGCGGCTGCCCCTGGTGATCACCCCGGACGGCACCGCCCTGGTCGAACCGGAGGCCCCCGACCTCGCCGCCCGGGTCGGGCTGGCGACGACACCCACCGCCGAGTTCTACGACCTGGTCGTCATCGGCGGCGGCCCCGCCGGGCTCGGCGCGGCCGTGTACGGGGCGTCGGAGGGGCTGCGCACGGTGCTCGTGGAGCGGTCGGCGACCGGTGGTCAGGCCGGCCAGAGCTCACGCATCGAGAACTACCTGGGCTTCCCCGACGGCGTGTCCGGCGCGCAGCTCACCGACCGGGCCCGCAGACAGGCGGCGAAGTTCGGCGCGGAGATCCTGACCACGCGCGAGGTGACCGGACTGGAGATCAACGGCGCCGCGCGGGTCGTGCGGTTCTCCGACGGGTCCGCGGTCGCCGCGCACAGCGTGATCCTGGCGACCGGCGTGTCGTACCGGCAGCTGCGCGCGCCCGGCGCGGACGACCTGAACGGCTGCGGGGTGTTCTACGGGTCGTCGCTGACGGAGGCGTCCTCCTGCCAGGGCCACGACGTGTACATCGTGGGCGGCGCCAACTCGGCGGGGCAGGCGGCCATGTACCTGTCGCGGGGCGCGAAGTCGGTGACCCTGCTGGTGCGCGGGGAGTCGCTGTCCGCGTCGATGTCGTACTACCTGATCCAGCAGATCGAGGAAGCGCCGAACATCTCGGTGCGCTGCGCCACGGTCGTCGAGGCCGCGCACGGTTCCGACCACCTGGAGCAGCTGACGCTGCGCGACGCGGCGAACGGCCAGACCGAACTCGTCGACGCGCAGTGGCTGTTCGTGTTCATCGGCGCGGCGCCGCTGACCGACTGGCTGGACGGCACGGTGCTGCGCGACGAACGCGGGTTCATCCTGGCCGGCCCCGACCTCTCACCCGACGGGCGGCCGCCCGAGGGGTGGGAGCTGGACCGGCCGCCCTACCACCTGGAGACCAACATTCCCGGCGTGTTCGTGGCGGGTGACGCGCGTGCCCAGTCCGCCAAGCGCGTCGCGTCCGCCGTCGGAGAGGGAGCCATGGCCGTGATGCTCGTCCACCGATACCTGGAGCAGTCATGA
- a CDS encoding universal stress protein, which translates to MTRPITAGVDGSQESLAAVAWAGREAVRRGLALRVVHAWRHEPHEAVEGDRETQARWVRGSTAEAVRAVTSRHSGLEVCVDVLEGDDVETLVEAADGAEMLVLGSRGHGAVVGFLLGSVGQQVIAAATRPVVLVRSGDRPVAEVGGREIVVGQEGGPEDSAGPLAFAFETAAARGATVRAVRAWTLPPVFAYSPGSLRLLDEAGGPEGYEKKALAEALAPWRERYPDVPVVEHVEMGSAGQVLLSVAGRAQFMVVGRRARRTAVGARIGSVAHGVLHHADCPVAVVPPV; encoded by the coding sequence ATGACACGCCCGATCACGGCAGGGGTCGACGGTTCGCAGGAAAGCCTCGCGGCGGTGGCCTGGGCGGGCCGTGAGGCGGTCCGCCGCGGGCTGGCGCTGCGGGTGGTGCACGCCTGGCGTCACGAGCCGCACGAGGCGGTCGAGGGGGACCGCGAGACCCAGGCCCGTTGGGTGCGCGGCTCGACGGCGGAGGCGGTGCGGGCCGTGACAAGTCGTCACTCGGGACTGGAGGTCTGCGTCGACGTCCTGGAGGGCGACGACGTCGAGACGCTGGTCGAGGCGGCGGACGGGGCCGAGATGCTGGTGCTCGGCTCGCGCGGGCACGGCGCGGTCGTCGGTTTCCTGCTGGGCTCCGTGGGGCAGCAGGTGATCGCCGCGGCCACGCGCCCGGTGGTGCTGGTCCGCTCCGGGGACCGGCCGGTGGCCGAGGTGGGCGGCCGGGAGATCGTCGTCGGTCAGGAGGGCGGCCCCGAGGACAGCGCCGGGCCGCTGGCCTTCGCGTTCGAGACGGCCGCGGCACGCGGCGCGACCGTCCGCGCGGTGCGGGCCTGGACGCTGCCGCCCGTGTTCGCCTACAGCCCCGGTTCGCTGCGTCTGCTCGACGAGGCGGGCGGGCCGGAGGGCTACGAGAAGAAGGCGCTGGCGGAGGCGCTGGCGCCGTGGCGGGAGCGCTACCCGGACGTGCCGGTTGTCGAGCACGTGGAGATGGGCAGCGCGGGGCAGGTGCTGCTGTCGGTCGCCGGTCGGGCCCAGTTCATGGTCGTCGGCCGCCGGGCCCGGCGCACCGCCGTGGGGGCCCGGATCGGCTCGGTGGCCCACGGCGTGCTGCACCACGCCGACTGCCCGGTGGCGGTGGTCCCGCCCGTCTGA
- a CDS encoding DUF4032 domain-containing protein has protein sequence MALQISATNPEHPALLLELPWHVPLEDWPQEHLVPLPRGISRHVVRYAQAGGEVVAVKELAERPALREYELLRDLDRLGIPAVDPLGVVTGRTDSDGAPLEPVLITRHLNGSLPYRSMFETTLRPATMHRLMDALAVLLVRLHLAGFAWGDCSLSNTLFRRDAGAYAAYLVDAETGELHPRLSTGQRDYDLDLARVNISGELLDLEASGALHPSVDPVEFGTEICARYQGLWQELTRTSVYPAGKYHYIERRIRRLNDLGFDVAEMQIDHSSNGDTVTFVPKVVDAGHHQRQLLRLTGLDTEENQARRLLTDLESWMVTQDDHAPGDPLAARPEVLAHRWVREVFRPTVRRVPAGLRAGIDPAEIYHQLLEHRWYLSERAQHDIGLDMAVEDYVKNILPGARTSLQSPASE, from the coding sequence ATGGCATTGCAGATCAGCGCCACCAATCCGGAGCACCCGGCCCTCCTGCTGGAACTGCCGTGGCACGTGCCGCTGGAGGACTGGCCGCAGGAGCATCTCGTCCCGCTGCCGCGCGGCATCTCCCGCCACGTGGTGCGCTACGCCCAGGCGGGCGGCGAGGTCGTCGCCGTGAAGGAACTCGCCGAGCGCCCCGCCCTGCGCGAGTACGAGCTGCTGCGCGACCTGGACCGGCTGGGCATTCCCGCGGTGGACCCGCTCGGCGTCGTCACCGGCCGCACCGACTCGGACGGCGCCCCGCTGGAACCGGTGCTGATCACCCGGCATCTGAACGGGTCGCTGCCCTACCGCTCCATGTTCGAGACGACGCTGCGCCCGGCGACCATGCACCGGCTCATGGACGCCCTGGCGGTGCTGCTGGTGCGTCTGCATCTGGCCGGGTTCGCCTGGGGCGACTGCTCGCTGTCCAACACCCTGTTCCGGCGGGACGCCGGCGCCTACGCCGCCTACCTCGTCGACGCCGAGACGGGCGAGCTGCACCCGCGGCTCAGCACCGGGCAGCGCGACTACGACCTGGACCTCGCCCGCGTCAACATCAGCGGCGAGCTGCTCGACCTGGAGGCCTCGGGGGCGCTGCACCCCTCCGTCGACCCGGTCGAGTTCGGCACCGAGATCTGCGCCCGCTACCAGGGTCTGTGGCAGGAACTGACCCGCACCTCCGTCTACCCGGCGGGCAAGTACCACTACATAGAGCGCCGGATACGCCGGCTGAACGACCTCGGGTTCGACGTGGCGGAGATGCAGATCGACCACTCCTCCAACGGCGACACGGTCACGTTCGTGCCCAAGGTCGTCGACGCCGGCCACCACCAGCGGCAGCTGCTGCGGCTGACGGGTCTGGACACCGAGGAGAACCAGGCCCGGCGGCTGCTGACCGACCTGGAGAGCTGGATGGTCACCCAGGACGACCACGCCCCGGGCGACCCCCTCGCGGCACGTCCGGAGGTGCTCGCCCACCGCTGGGTGCGGGAGGTCTTCCGGCCGACGGTGCGCCGGGTGCCCGCCGGGCTGCGGGCCGGCATCGACCCCGCCGAGATCTACCACCAGCTCCTCGAACACCGCTGGTACCTCTCGGAGCGGGCCCAGCACGACATCGGCCTCGACATGGCCGTCGAGGACTACGTCAAGAACATCCTGCCCGGCGCCCGCACCTCGCTTCAGTCCCCGGCGTCGGAGTGA
- a CDS encoding MBL fold metallo-hydrolase encodes MRAEVQQVADRTYLVHGSNTNWVILGDGDAVTLVDTGYPGDRDKVLDSLAAVGSSPEAVAAVLITHAHNDHLGSAEYLRATYGTPVYLHEAEVPHARRDFQHQVTVGQVLRNGWRPGVLPWAVHALRSGGTAHHPVTAPQPFPAEGALDLPGRPVPVHTPGHTLGHCAFHLPETGVVISGDALVSGHPTARPKGPQLLPDMFHHERRRALASLELFEGLEADLLLPGHGPVHRGPVREAARQARERAV; translated from the coding sequence ATGCGTGCAGAAGTTCAGCAAGTCGCCGACCGCACCTACCTGGTGCACGGCAGCAACACCAACTGGGTGATCCTCGGCGACGGGGACGCCGTCACGCTGGTCGACACCGGCTACCCCGGGGACCGGGACAAGGTCCTCGACTCCCTCGCCGCGGTGGGCAGCTCGCCCGAGGCGGTCGCGGCCGTGCTCATCACCCACGCCCACAACGACCACCTGGGCTCCGCGGAGTATCTGCGCGCCACGTACGGCACCCCCGTCTACCTGCACGAGGCGGAAGTCCCGCACGCACGCCGGGACTTCCAGCACCAGGTCACCGTCGGCCAGGTCCTGCGCAACGGCTGGCGGCCTGGCGTGCTGCCGTGGGCCGTGCACGCGCTCCGCTCCGGCGGCACCGCGCACCACCCCGTGACCGCGCCCCAGCCCTTCCCCGCCGAGGGCGCCCTGGACCTGCCGGGCCGCCCCGTACCGGTGCACACGCCGGGCCACACCCTCGGGCACTGCGCCTTCCACCTGCCGGAGACCGGCGTGGTGATCTCCGGGGACGCCCTGGTCAGCGGCCACCCGACGGCCCGGCCGAAGGGGCCGCAGCTGCTGCCCGACATGTTCCACCACGAGCGCCGGCGGGCCCTCGCCTCACTGGAGCTGTTCGAAGGCCTCGAGGCCGACCTGCTGCTGCCCGGACACGGCCCCGTCCACCGGGGTCCGGTGCGCGAGGCCGCACGTCAGGCACGCGAGCGGGCGGTCTAG
- a CDS encoding alpha-ketoglutarate-dependent dioxygenase AlkB yields the protein MATHLQSSLFDQSDRLGLGGLAGLRRTELGSGAWIDLLPGWLGGADALFEHLAAEVPWRAERRTMYDHVVDVPRLLAYYGAGDPLPHPVLAEARTALGAHYAAELGEPFTTAGLCYYRDGRDSVAWHGDRIGRGARENTMVAILSVGAPRDLLLRPRYGGDTVRRPLGHGDLIVMGGSCQRTWEHCIPKSTRASGPRISIQFRPHGVN from the coding sequence ATGGCCACGCACCTCCAGAGCTCCCTCTTCGACCAGAGCGACCGGCTCGGGCTCGGCGGCCTGGCCGGGCTGCGCCGCACCGAGCTGGGCTCCGGCGCCTGGATCGATCTGCTCCCCGGATGGCTGGGCGGGGCCGACGCGCTGTTCGAACACCTGGCGGCCGAGGTGCCCTGGCGGGCCGAACGCCGCACGATGTACGACCACGTCGTCGACGTGCCCCGGCTGCTGGCGTACTACGGGGCGGGCGACCCCTTGCCGCACCCGGTGCTGGCCGAGGCCCGCACCGCGCTCGGCGCGCACTACGCCGCTGAACTGGGCGAGCCGTTCACCACCGCCGGACTCTGCTACTACCGCGACGGCCGGGACAGCGTCGCCTGGCACGGCGACCGCATCGGACGGGGCGCCCGGGAGAACACCATGGTCGCCATCCTCTCCGTGGGCGCTCCCCGGGACCTGCTGCTCCGCCCCCGGTACGGCGGCGACACCGTCCGACGGCCGCTGGGCCACGGGGACCTCATCGTGATGGGCGGCTCCTGCCAGCGGACATGGGAGCACTGCATACCCAAGAGCACCCGGGCGAGCGGCCCCCGCATCAGCATCCAGTTCCGCCCGCACGGCGTGAACTGA